The DNA sequence CTCCTTCGGCAAAAGCGAGGAGTGATCGTGAGCGGTATGATTCGGTTTGAGGGATTGCGGAAGGATTACGGCAATCTGGTTGCCGTGAATAATCTCAACCTGGAAATCGGGGCTGGAGAGTGCTTCGGCTTCCTCGGCCCGAACGGCGCGGGGAAAACCACCACCATCAAAATGTTGGCGGGGCTGCTGGTGCCGACCGAAGGAAAAGTGTTTATCGGCGGCCACGATGTGCAGCGGGAACCGGAAAAGGCCAAGAGCATCCTCGGCTATGTGCCGGACAAGCCGTACATTCACGACAAGCTGACCGGGAGCGAATTCCTCGATTTCATGATAGACCTCTATTCGGTTGACCGCGCTTCCGCCGCCGCGCACAGGCACGAGATGCTCTCCATATTCGGCCTCAACGAATGGCAGGACGAGCTGGTGGAGAACTACAGCCACGGCATGAAGCAGAAGCTGGTCATCACCGGCGCCTTCATCCACCGTCCCAAGGTGCTGGTGATAGACGAGCCGATGGTGGGGTTGGATCCGCACGGCCACAAGCTGGTGAAAGACATCTTCCGCGCTTTTGCGCGCGAGGGGAACACCATCTTCATGAGCACCCACA is a window from the Nitrospinota bacterium genome containing:
- a CDS encoding ABC transporter ATP-binding protein, with the protein product MIRFEGLRKDYGNLVAVNNLNLEIGAGECFGFLGPNGAGKTTTIKMLAGLLVPTEGKVFIGGHDVQREPEKAKSILGYVPDKPYIHDKLTGSEFLDFMIDLYSVDRASAAAHRHEMLSIFGLNEWQDELVENYSHGMKQKLVITGAFIHRPKVLVIDEPMVGLDPHGHKLVKDIFRAFAREGNTIFMSTHTLAVAQELCHRIAIIDKGEVIALGTVEELRNKAHSESALLENIFLKLTATA